One stretch of Akkermansia sp. RCC_12PD DNA includes these proteins:
- a CDS encoding cation:proton antiporter yields the protein MMLLSVLASAEPNAAPPFFTLLTVVFMGIIAIALILAHFRQSLMAGYFICGVILANCGILDHIPNSDVSIQALSEVGIILLMFTLGLEFSLDELKHLRKTALLGGGLQMFLCTAVFGLGLHYVTGMDLSHSLTVGAIMGLSSTAVALKSFQEFGLSGTSGARMALGIALFQDIAAIMLVAIMPQIFGTSRDSWETAFNIGAAVLRGVIFLAAAWLIGRYLLPRVMLAVARTKSRELFTLMVFAICSGIAMLASLLGLSIELGAFTAGLFVSGSYYSHRVLSEVLPFKDLFLTIFFVSAGLLIDINDLWEHIGNVVVFATFVLAVKFVACLVAAHFLKIPGRMGIMASTALTNVGEFSLVLIPFMQEITPIPALVTANVYAIAAVSMGMTPLLMKAARRLTPLLVRIPGLKLKNERMSVETLITRVSGIKDHAVICGYGPVGRKMHESLGRYGIPCIIIDLNADTVKSLLNGGHLAFLGDIQHQITMELASIRTARLIAFTFPDPNPALSTYMQIKNANPDITVIARAKFRSEVASLHHAGIVNVIHDEEETGAAAVRLAKLSFDIIETGNGGPLSH from the coding sequence ATGATGCTCCTTTCTGTACTGGCTTCCGCGGAACCGAATGCAGCCCCGCCCTTTTTCACGCTGCTGACCGTCGTGTTCATGGGAATCATCGCGATCGCCCTGATTCTGGCCCATTTCCGGCAGTCCCTGATGGCGGGCTACTTCATCTGCGGCGTCATTCTGGCCAACTGCGGCATTCTGGACCACATTCCCAATTCCGACGTCAGCATCCAGGCTCTCTCGGAAGTAGGCATCATCCTGCTCATGTTCACGCTGGGACTGGAATTTTCCCTGGACGAACTCAAGCACCTGCGGAAAACGGCTCTGCTGGGCGGCGGCCTCCAGATGTTCCTCTGCACGGCTGTCTTCGGGCTGGGCCTGCATTACGTGACGGGCATGGATCTAAGCCATTCCCTGACGGTGGGGGCCATCATGGGGCTGTCCTCCACGGCGGTAGCCCTGAAATCATTCCAGGAATTCGGGCTGAGCGGCACTTCCGGAGCCAGGATGGCGCTGGGAATCGCGCTGTTCCAGGATATTGCTGCCATCATGCTCGTGGCCATCATGCCCCAGATATTCGGGACCTCCCGCGATTCCTGGGAAACGGCGTTCAACATAGGAGCCGCCGTACTGAGAGGCGTAATCTTCCTGGCCGCCGCATGGCTGATCGGCCGCTATCTGCTTCCGCGCGTTATGCTGGCCGTGGCCCGCACAAAAAGCCGGGAGTTGTTCACCCTGATGGTGTTCGCCATCTGCTCCGGCATCGCCATGCTCGCCAGCCTGCTGGGATTGAGCATTGAGCTGGGAGCGTTCACCGCCGGACTTTTCGTCAGCGGCTCCTATTACAGCCACCGGGTTCTCAGCGAAGTGCTTCCGTTCAAGGACCTTTTCCTCACCATTTTCTTCGTTTCCGCGGGACTGCTGATCGATATTAACGATTTGTGGGAACACATCGGCAACGTAGTCGTTTTCGCCACCTTCGTTCTCGCCGTCAAATTCGTGGCCTGCCTTGTGGCGGCGCATTTCCTGAAAATTCCGGGGCGCATGGGCATCATGGCTTCCACGGCCCTGACCAACGTGGGGGAATTCTCCCTGGTGCTGATTCCTTTCATGCAGGAGATCACCCCCATTCCCGCCCTGGTGACGGCCAACGTGTACGCCATTGCTGCCGTTTCCATGGGCATGACGCCCCTGCTGATGAAGGCGGCACGCCGCCTTACCCCCCTGCTGGTGCGCATTCCCGGCCTGAAGCTGAAGAATGAACGCATGAGCGTGGAAACCCTGATTACGCGCGTATCCGGCATCAAGGACCATGCCGTCATCTGCGGCTATGGCCCCGTAGGCAGAAAAATGCACGAAAGCCTGGGCCGGTACGGCATCCCCTGCATTATCATTGACTTGAACGCGGATACCGTCAAATCCCTGCTCAACGGCGGCCATCTGGCTTTTCTGGGGGACATCCAGCACCAGATCACCATGGAGCTGGCGAGCATCCGGACGGCGCGCCTGATCGCCTTCACTTTCCCGGACCCGAATCCGGCCCTGTCCACCTACATGCAGATCAAGAATGCCAATCCCGATATCACTGTGATTGCCCGCGCCAAATTCCGCTCGGAAGTGGCTTCCCTGCATCACGCCGGAATCGTCAACGTCATTCACGACGAGGAGGAAACGGGCGCCGCCGCCGTGCGGCTGGCCAAGCTGAGCTTTGACATTATCGAAACCGGGAACGGAGGTCCGTTGTCCCACTGA
- the yaeI gene encoding phosphodiesterase YaeI, translated as MTAAPAPSKKRSLLRKFLYLAAAAVLLGSLLLSYMQWEANTLKFRETQAPAGCLPGLSGLRILVLSDVHTSLPLLEEAVQMAGKAKPDMIVFLGDLYTDYQRATHAGDYIRQFQKLSSIAPSYACLGNHDMALSGNVERILKEGGFTLLRNSASFITVPRLGNAEFKLAGLGDVREGDCFPDKCMTPAEPGGDSPMPTIVLCHNPKGRELLDRYHWDLMLSGHTHGGQIRLPFFSSPLLMMEGETMASGFYPYGKKSVFVTPGIGYVGPGRFNCPPEVSLITIP; from the coding sequence ATGACTGCCGCTCCCGCCCCCTCCAAAAAACGTTCCCTGCTCCGCAAGTTCCTTTACCTGGCCGCCGCAGCCGTTCTTCTGGGGTCTCTGCTCCTTTCCTACATGCAGTGGGAGGCCAACACTCTGAAATTCCGTGAAACGCAGGCCCCGGCCGGATGCCTGCCCGGCCTTTCCGGCCTGCGCATCCTGGTCCTGTCGGACGTACACACGAGCCTTCCCCTGCTGGAAGAGGCGGTGCAGATGGCGGGGAAAGCCAAACCGGACATGATCGTATTTCTGGGAGACCTTTACACGGATTATCAGAGAGCCACCCATGCAGGAGACTACATCAGACAGTTTCAGAAGCTTTCCTCCATCGCTCCGTCCTACGCCTGCCTGGGCAACCATGACATGGCCCTGTCCGGCAATGTGGAACGTATCCTGAAGGAGGGAGGCTTCACGCTGCTGAGGAATTCCGCTTCCTTCATCACCGTTCCCAGACTCGGGAATGCCGAGTTCAAGCTGGCGGGGCTGGGAGACGTACGGGAGGGGGACTGCTTTCCGGACAAATGCATGACTCCGGCGGAACCGGGGGGGGATTCCCCCATGCCGACCATCGTCCTGTGCCACAACCCCAAGGGAAGGGAACTGCTGGACCGCTACCACTGGGACCTGATGCTTTCCGGCCATACGCACGGAGGACAGATCAGGCTTCCCTTTTTTTCCTCTCCCCTGCTGATGATGGAAGGGGAAACCATGGCTTCCGGGTTTTATCCTTACGGGAAGAAATCCGTTTTTGTCACTCCCGGTATAGGGTATGTGGGGCCGGGACGTTTCAACTGCCCGCCGGAGGTCAGCCTGATCACCATTCCCTGA
- a CDS encoding aminopeptidase, with protein MRDTRFQELAAQLAGYSTALRPGDRVLLELTDIPEEMGVALIREVRAAGALPFLRLNQTRLNREMLSGAVEEQYEAIARHRMAEMEDMDAYIEIRGGGNAFEFSSVPQKNMATAMKALNPVSQRRIRHTRWCGLRWPSEGMAQQAAMSTEEFEDFYFHTCLMNYGALRPAMKRLAEMMEAADQIRITGPDTEIAFSIKGLNAIPCAGECNLPDGEVFTAPVIDSANGHISFNVPSLFQGIPFDSIRLTLEDGLIVHAEAGDKTAQLNAILDTDSGARRLGEFAFGVNPAITKPMRNILFDEKISGSFHLTPGQAYHVADNGNQSRIHWDMVCIQTEEAGGGDIYLDNELVRHNGLFTSPELAILNPIHS; from the coding sequence ATGAGAGACACTCGTTTTCAGGAATTGGCGGCCCAGCTTGCGGGGTATTCCACCGCCCTGCGGCCGGGTGACCGGGTTCTTCTGGAATTGACGGATATTCCGGAAGAAATGGGAGTGGCCCTCATCCGGGAAGTGCGCGCTGCAGGCGCCCTCCCCTTTCTGCGCCTGAACCAGACGCGCCTGAACCGGGAGATGCTTTCCGGAGCCGTGGAGGAACAGTATGAAGCCATCGCCCGCCACCGCATGGCGGAAATGGAGGACATGGACGCCTATATAGAAATTCGCGGAGGCGGAAACGCGTTTGAATTTTCCTCCGTTCCCCAGAAGAACATGGCCACAGCCATGAAGGCTCTGAATCCCGTGTCCCAAAGACGTATCCGCCACACACGCTGGTGCGGGCTGCGCTGGCCGTCGGAAGGCATGGCCCAGCAGGCGGCCATGAGCACGGAAGAGTTTGAGGATTTTTATTTCCACACCTGCCTGATGAATTATGGCGCCCTGCGCCCCGCCATGAAACGGCTGGCGGAGATGATGGAAGCCGCCGACCAGATCCGCATTACGGGGCCGGACACGGAGATTGCCTTTTCCATCAAGGGACTGAATGCCATTCCCTGCGCCGGGGAGTGCAACCTGCCGGACGGGGAAGTGTTTACGGCCCCCGTCATCGACAGCGCCAACGGACACATTTCCTTCAACGTTCCCTCCCTGTTCCAGGGCATTCCATTCGATTCCATCCGCCTGACATTGGAAGATGGCCTGATTGTTCACGCGGAGGCCGGAGACAAAACCGCGCAGCTCAACGCCATTCTGGATACGGATTCCGGAGCGCGCCGTCTGGGGGAATTCGCCTTCGGAGTCAATCCGGCCATTACCAAACCGATGCGGAACATTCTTTTTGACGAAAAGATATCCGGTTCCTTCCACCTGACGCCGGGACAGGCCTACCATGTGGCAGACAACGGCAACCAGTCCCGAATCCACTGGGACATGGTCTGCATCCAGACGGAAGAGGCCGGAGGCGGAGACATTTACCTGGACAACGAACTCGTACGCCATAACGGACTTTTCACTTCCCCGGAACTGGCTATACTCAATCCCATTCATTCATGA
- the purN gene encoding phosphoribosylglycinamide formyltransferase — MSRLPKLGILGSGSGSNCQSIHDAIRSGVLKAEIAVVMSDNPDAYILERARSWGVPAEVIDCAGFKTKFPEESQAAVAARLKEYGVDCVCLAGFMRLVKSPLLQAFPSRIVNIHPSLLPAFPGLHAWEQAVQAGAEESGCTVHYVDGGMDTGPILGQARVPVLSGDTPESLHARIQAEEHRLYPAMIARVLETLE; from the coding sequence ATGTCCAGATTGCCCAAATTAGGAATACTCGGTTCCGGTTCCGGCTCCAATTGCCAGTCCATTCATGACGCCATCCGCTCCGGCGTCCTCAAGGCGGAAATAGCCGTGGTGATGTCCGACAACCCGGACGCCTACATTCTGGAACGAGCCCGTTCCTGGGGCGTTCCGGCGGAAGTGATCGACTGCGCGGGCTTCAAGACCAAATTCCCGGAGGAATCCCAGGCCGCCGTTGCCGCGCGCCTGAAGGAATACGGCGTGGACTGCGTGTGCCTGGCCGGCTTCATGCGGCTGGTAAAATCCCCCCTGCTGCAGGCGTTCCCCTCCCGCATCGTCAATATTCATCCTTCTCTCCTGCCCGCGTTCCCAGGATTGCACGCCTGGGAACAGGCCGTCCAGGCAGGTGCGGAGGAAAGCGGCTGCACCGTGCATTATGTGGACGGCGGGATGGACACGGGCCCCATCCTCGGGCAGGCCCGCGTGCCCGTATTGTCCGGAGATACGCCGGAAAGCCTGCATGCCCGCATTCAGGCGGAGGAGCACAGGCTTTATCCCGCCATGATTGCCCGGGTTCTGGAGACTTTGGAGTAA
- a CDS encoding FKBP-type peptidyl-prolyl cis-trans isomerase N-terminal domain-containing protein translates to MKMKPSIALFAASALLAGMAGAQDKAAEAPAADQPKQEKEITVSPEQMKKDLGYFLGFQSGQQLGSVPTLTFDDLDQESFLQGIKDGMVRKPAKDQDQLKPALDAFQKQIDERIAAKAKSNLEASKKFMEENGKKEGVVTTKSGLQYKVEKKGGDEKFDEKKFKNPMFKVKYKGTLLDGTVFDDTKGQSVELPLQVIPGFAEALTTMPVGSKWIVYIPSELAYGENTPGAPIEPNSPLIFELELDGISEAPAPQGGPMSISPEQLQEMLKQSGAQ, encoded by the coding sequence ATGAAGATGAAACCTTCCATCGCCCTGTTTGCCGCTTCCGCCCTTCTGGCGGGTATGGCCGGCGCACAAGACAAGGCTGCTGAAGCTCCGGCAGCCGATCAACCCAAACAAGAGAAAGAAATTACTGTGTCTCCTGAACAGATGAAAAAGGACCTGGGCTATTTCCTGGGCTTCCAAAGCGGCCAGCAGCTTGGCTCCGTTCCCACCCTCACCTTTGACGATCTGGACCAGGAATCCTTCCTGCAGGGCATCAAGGACGGCATGGTTCGCAAGCCCGCCAAGGACCAGGACCAGCTGAAGCCTGCTCTGGACGCGTTCCAGAAGCAGATTGACGAGCGCATTGCCGCCAAGGCCAAATCCAATCTGGAAGCCAGCAAGAAATTCATGGAGGAAAACGGCAAGAAGGAAGGTGTGGTAACCACGAAATCCGGCCTCCAGTATAAGGTGGAAAAGAAGGGAGGCGACGAAAAATTTGACGAGAAGAAGTTCAAGAATCCCATGTTCAAGGTGAAGTACAAGGGCACGCTGCTGGACGGCACCGTGTTTGACGACACCAAGGGACAGTCCGTGGAGCTTCCCCTCCAGGTCATTCCCGGCTTTGCAGAAGCCCTGACTACGATGCCCGTTGGCTCCAAGTGGATTGTTTACATCCCTTCCGAGCTGGCCTATGGGGAAAACACTCCCGGCGCACCGATTGAACCCAATTCTCCCCTTATTTTTGAACTGGAATTGGATGGCATCTCGGAAGCCCCGGCTCCCCAGGGCGGTCCCATGAGCATTTCTCCCGAACAGCTTCAGGAAATGCTCAAGCAGAGCGGAGCCCAATAA